A genomic window from Candidatus Kouleothrix ribensis includes:
- a CDS encoding CocE/NonD family hydrolase, which yields MTSSEPTYQAQIDFDARVPMRDGTLLSADIYRPRTSGRFPVLLLRTPYLKNGDGALATGRYFAERGYVLVWQDVRGRGDSDGVFVPYRNEGRDGYDTIEWCAAQPWSDGNVGTLGGSYLGRVQWLAALEHPAHLRAMVVTVCPSDPFVEWPTGTNGLQHLCWLHMTSGRTMQNTDAVEWSRVYEHLPLETMDERTGRSLPQWREELQHERLDDYWRAICYQDKFDQIDLPILHISGWYDDEQIGTPLNFRGMVARGASPQARAGQRLLMGPWGHQITGVTSMGEVDFGPDALLNLAATQLRWFDHWLKGMPNGVGEEAPVRIFVMGANTWRAEPAWPIERAQTTRYYLRSGGRANSRYGDGALATEPPGAEPADSYCYDPARPFPFLTEPTSAQIGGADDYAAAQRRDDVLVYMTPPLARDTEVTGPIVVELYAASSAPDTDFMAMLLDVHPSGFVQRLCDGVVRARYRDGLAAPALIEPGRAYRYTIDCWNTAQLFKQGHRICLQISSSAFPKYDRNLNTGESLASGTRMAVAQQTIFHDAEHPSCLVLPIVPTPA from the coding sequence ATGACTTCTTCCGAGCCAACCTACCAGGCCCAGATCGACTTCGACGCGCGCGTACCCATGCGCGACGGCACACTGCTCTCGGCCGATATCTACCGCCCGCGCACCAGCGGCCGCTTTCCGGTGCTGCTGCTGCGCACGCCCTACCTCAAGAACGGCGACGGCGCGCTGGCGACCGGGCGCTACTTTGCCGAGCGCGGCTACGTGCTGGTGTGGCAGGATGTGCGCGGGCGCGGCGACTCCGACGGCGTGTTCGTGCCCTACCGCAACGAGGGCCGCGATGGCTACGATACCATCGAGTGGTGCGCGGCCCAACCCTGGAGCGACGGCAATGTCGGCACACTGGGCGGCTCGTACCTGGGGCGTGTCCAGTGGCTGGCCGCGCTCGAGCATCCGGCGCACCTGCGCGCCATGGTCGTCACAGTCTGCCCCTCCGACCCGTTTGTCGAGTGGCCCACCGGCACGAACGGCCTGCAGCACCTGTGCTGGCTGCACATGACCAGCGGGCGTACCATGCAGAACACCGATGCAGTCGAGTGGAGCAGGGTGTACGAGCACCTGCCGCTCGAGACCATGGACGAGCGCACCGGCCGATCGCTGCCGCAGTGGCGCGAAGAGCTGCAGCACGAGCGGCTCGACGACTACTGGCGGGCGATCTGCTACCAGGATAAGTTCGACCAGATCGACCTGCCCATCCTGCATATCTCGGGCTGGTACGACGACGAGCAGATCGGCACGCCGCTCAACTTCCGCGGCATGGTTGCGCGTGGCGCCAGCCCGCAGGCCCGCGCCGGCCAGCGGCTGCTGATGGGGCCATGGGGCCACCAGATCACCGGCGTCACCAGCATGGGCGAGGTCGACTTCGGCCCCGACGCGCTGCTGAACCTGGCGGCCACGCAGCTGCGCTGGTTCGACCACTGGCTGAAGGGCATGCCCAACGGCGTGGGGGAGGAAGCGCCGGTGCGGATCTTTGTGATGGGCGCGAACACCTGGCGCGCCGAGCCGGCCTGGCCGATCGAGCGCGCCCAGACCACACGCTACTACCTGCGCAGCGGCGGGCGGGCGAACAGCCGCTATGGCGACGGCGCGCTCGCAACCGAGCCGCCCGGCGCCGAGCCGGCCGACAGCTACTGCTACGACCCGGCGCGGCCGTTCCCATTCCTCACCGAGCCGACATCCGCGCAGATTGGCGGGGCCGACGACTATGCCGCCGCCCAGCGCCGCGACGACGTGCTGGTGTATATGACTCCGCCGCTCGCGCGTGACACCGAGGTGACCGGGCCGATCGTGGTCGAGCTGTACGCGGCCTCGTCGGCGCCCGACACCGACTTCATGGCCATGCTGCTGGATGTGCATCCGAGCGGCTTCGTGCAGCGGCTGTGCGATGGTGTGGTGCGCGCGCGCTACCGCGATGGGCTGGCGGCCCCTGCGCTGATCGAGCCGGGGCGTGCCTACCGCTACACGATCGACTGCTGGAACACCGCCCAGCTGTTCAAGCAGGGCCACCGCATCTGCCTGCAGATCAGCTCGAGCGCATTCCCGAAGTACGATCGCAACCTGAACACCGGCGAATCGCTGGCCAGCGGCACGCGCATGGCCGTCGCCCAGCAAACGATCTTCCACGATGCCGAGCACCCCTCGTGCCTGGTGCTACCGATCGTTCCCACGCCGGCGTAG
- a CDS encoding FixH family protein: MRNWRIQSSHAAAMLALVLLLAACGAPAAPEGMVIQRQQVDQLMIELALPARPLVSSEQPAIVTLADARGPVDGAEVWLELIMPSMDMSTNQPDAIGQQAGRYRSTVLFTMVGAWNLDVHAVVAGQEYVARFYTETH, translated from the coding sequence ATGCGTAACTGGCGTATTCAATCGAGCCACGCGGCAGCGATGCTGGCGCTGGTGTTGCTGCTCGCCGCCTGTGGCGCGCCGGCTGCACCTGAAGGCATGGTCATACAGCGCCAGCAGGTCGACCAGCTGATGATCGAGCTGGCCTTGCCGGCCAGGCCATTGGTCAGCAGCGAACAGCCGGCGATCGTCACACTCGCCGACGCGCGCGGCCCGGTCGATGGCGCCGAGGTGTGGCTCGAGCTGATCATGCCGAGCATGGACATGAGCACAAATCAGCCCGACGCAATCGGCCAGCAAGCCGGGCGCTACCGCTCGACCGTGCTGTTTACGATGGTTGGCGCCTGGAACCTGGATGTCCACGCGGTTGTGGCCGGCCAGGAGTATGTGGCTCGTTTCTACACAGAGACCCACTAA
- a CDS encoding copper resistance protein CopC yields the protein MTRRISLVLMIVLLLSLSIFGIASAHAKLVSSDPAAGANLTKAPARVTLKFDEEISDKATDSFFTVINEQGATVGTGTLDNTDVDHETLSGALNTGLADGVYTVKWQALTPDDNGKSEGSFTFGVNKAPGAQPTAAAHDEPAPTAAAAPTAAAAPTAAAAPTAAAPAALPKTGASDLPLGGLFVAAAAILLAGGLVLRRGKGRA from the coding sequence ATGACGCGACGAATCAGTCTGGTGCTGATGATCGTGCTGCTGTTGAGCCTATCGATATTCGGCATTGCCTCGGCGCACGCCAAGCTGGTTTCTTCCGACCCGGCGGCCGGCGCCAACCTGACCAAGGCGCCCGCCAGGGTGACGCTAAAGTTCGACGAGGAGATCTCGGACAAAGCGACCGACAGCTTTTTCACGGTTATCAACGAGCAAGGCGCGACGGTTGGCACCGGCACGCTCGACAACACCGATGTCGATCACGAAACGCTCAGCGGCGCGCTGAACACTGGCCTGGCCGACGGCGTCTATACCGTCAAGTGGCAGGCACTGACACCCGACGACAACGGCAAGAGCGAGGGCAGCTTCACGTTTGGCGTTAACAAGGCCCCCGGCGCCCAGCCCACCGCTGCCGCGCACGACGAGCCGGCGCCTACAGCTGCCGCCGCGCCTACAGCTGCCGCCGCGCCTACAGCTGCCGCCGCGCCTACAGCTGCCGCCCCGGCGGCACTGCCGAAGACCGGCGCAAGCGACCTGCCGCTCGGCGGCTTGTTCGTGGCAGCCGCAGCCATCCTGCTGGCCGGCGGCCTGGTGCTGCGGCGCGGCAAGGGCCGGGCGTAG
- a CDS encoding SCO family protein has translation MPRSTLIRFCALLALATSMLGLHACGQVELHGTVLDPPTPAPDFTLVAHTGAPFRLSEQRGKVVLLFFGFTNCPDVCPTALSDMAAVQRKLGSDAEQVQVAFVTLDPERDTPARLAKYMAAFNPRFLGLHGTPAEIAPIIKAYGVTMARRELPNSALKYTIDHSPFIYVIDKTGSWRELLQDGVPIADMANDIRYFIHNGG, from the coding sequence ATGCCACGTTCTACGCTGATCCGCTTCTGCGCCCTACTGGCGCTGGCCACAAGCATGCTTGGCCTACACGCCTGCGGGCAGGTCGAGCTGCATGGTACCGTACTCGACCCACCCACGCCCGCGCCCGACTTTACGCTGGTCGCGCACACCGGCGCGCCATTCCGGCTGAGCGAGCAGCGCGGCAAGGTCGTGCTGCTGTTCTTTGGCTTCACCAATTGCCCGGATGTCTGCCCGACCGCGCTCTCGGATATGGCCGCCGTGCAGCGCAAGCTTGGCAGCGACGCCGAGCAGGTGCAGGTAGCCTTCGTGACGCTCGACCCCGAGCGCGATACGCCCGCGCGGCTGGCAAAATACATGGCCGCCTTCAACCCGCGCTTCCTGGGCCTGCACGGCACACCAGCCGAGATCGCGCCGATCATCAAGGCCTATGGCGTTACGATGGCCCGGCGCGAGCTGCCCAACTCGGCGCTCAAATATACGATCGACCACTCGCCGTTCATCTATGTGATCGACAAGACCGGCAGCTGGCGCGAGCTGCTGCAGGACGGCGTGCCGATCGCCGATATGGCTAACGACATTCGCTACTTCATTCATAACGGAGGTTAA
- a CDS encoding copper chaperone PCu(A)C — translation MRRIIISLLVAATLLSACGTSDSASAPAPAPTAINAAAPTNASAPAAGAIQISDVWARPAITMGGDSGAAMGDAKPTGAAMGDAKPTGAAMAGGEGGSNGAMYLTISNSGDAPDRLVKASGNIAKSIELHTVIKNGDVMQMRPVEAIDVPAKGSVKLMPGSFHVMLIGLNRELKLGDTFDITLQFEKAGPIKVQATVKQPE, via the coding sequence ATGCGACGCATCATCATTTCATTGCTCGTGGCCGCCACGCTGCTCAGCGCCTGCGGCACATCCGATAGCGCCAGCGCGCCCGCGCCGGCACCCACCGCCATCAATGCAGCGGCGCCAACCAACGCCAGCGCCCCAGCCGCCGGCGCGATTCAGATCAGCGACGTATGGGCGCGTCCGGCCATCACAATGGGCGGCGATAGCGGCGCTGCCATGGGCGACGCCAAGCCGACCGGCGCCGCCATGGGCGACGCCAAGCCGACCGGCGCCGCCATGGCCGGCGGCGAGGGCGGCTCGAACGGCGCAATGTACCTGACGATCAGCAACAGCGGCGACGCGCCCGACCGGCTGGTCAAGGCCAGCGGCAATATTGCCAAGTCGATCGAGCTACACACGGTGATTAAGAACGGCGACGTGATGCAGATGCGCCCGGTCGAGGCGATCGACGTACCGGCCAAGGGCAGCGTCAAGCTCATGCCCGGCAGCTTCCACGTGATGCTGATCGGGCTGAACCGCGAGCTAAAGCTGGGCGACACGTTCGATATCACGCTCCAGTTCGAGAAAGCCGGCCCGATCAAGGTGCAAGCGACCGTGAAGCAGCCTGAGTAG
- a CDS encoding YafY family transcriptional regulator codes for MNRTDRLLAIVLELQARGRQRAEDLAATFEVGKRTIYRDIQALCDAGVPVVSTPGQGYSLSEGYFLPPLRFTADEALMLLLGGDVMCQSFDAEYRAAALAAGRKIAGALPEHLRGEVAALRESIRFVAHGTSVRETELLRTLRRALVGRHVIHFRYHTRSGQAAAGAWSQRTANPLGLVYVAQAWHLIGFDHARQDRRNFRVDRIEQLRVLAESFERPASLRLELPRNDRQLIVRVLFSHAVADWVREAPSFFAVAEEAHTDGLLITLGVRHERDILGWLLSWGRDVRVLEPDSLRALVAEEAAQIARNHESLLT; via the coding sequence ATGAACCGAACCGACCGCCTGCTCGCGATCGTGCTCGAGCTGCAAGCGCGCGGCCGCCAGCGCGCCGAGGATCTGGCAGCGACCTTCGAGGTCGGCAAGCGCACGATCTACCGCGACATCCAGGCGCTGTGCGATGCCGGCGTGCCGGTGGTGTCGACGCCGGGCCAGGGCTACTCGCTTTCCGAGGGCTACTTCCTGCCGCCGCTGCGCTTCACCGCCGACGAGGCGCTGATGCTGCTGCTCGGCGGCGACGTGATGTGCCAGAGCTTCGACGCCGAGTACCGCGCCGCCGCGCTGGCGGCCGGCCGCAAGATCGCCGGCGCGCTGCCCGAACACCTGCGCGGCGAGGTAGCCGCGCTGCGCGAAAGCATCCGCTTCGTGGCCCATGGCACAAGCGTGCGCGAGACCGAGCTGCTGCGCACCCTGCGCCGCGCGCTGGTTGGGCGCCACGTGATCCACTTTCGCTACCACACCCGCAGCGGTCAGGCGGCCGCCGGCGCGTGGAGCCAGCGCACGGCCAACCCGCTCGGGCTGGTGTATGTCGCCCAGGCCTGGCACCTGATCGGATTCGACCACGCGCGCCAGGATCGGCGCAATTTTCGCGTCGACCGGATCGAGCAGCTGCGTGTGCTGGCAGAGAGCTTCGAGCGGCCGGCCAGCCTCCGGCTCGAGCTGCCCCGGAACGACCGGCAGTTGATAGTGCGGGTGCTGTTCAGCCATGCCGTCGCCGATTGGGTGCGCGAGGCGCCTTCGTTCTTCGCCGTAGCCGAGGAAGCGCACACCGACGGCCTGCTGATCACGTTGGGCGTGCGCCACGAGCGCGACATCCTGGGCTGGCTGCTTAGCTGGGGGCGCGATGTGCGCGTGCTCGAGCCGGATTCGCTGCGCGCGCTCGTGGCGGAAGAAGCCGCGCAGATCGCGCGAAATCACGAATCGCTACTGACATAG
- a CDS encoding VOC family protein has product MRNAINWFEIPATNFDRAVAFYRTVLGRDIRTGEFMGVPHGFFPADEHGVAGAIIAPPDATPGAHGTLIYLDAAPSLGDAVARVARAGGQVLLPETSIGEQGVIAIVLDSEGNRVGLHVA; this is encoded by the coding sequence ATGCGCAATGCGATCAACTGGTTCGAGATCCCGGCCACCAACTTCGACCGCGCGGTCGCGTTCTACCGCACTGTGCTGGGCCGCGACATCCGCACGGGCGAGTTCATGGGCGTGCCGCACGGCTTCTTCCCGGCCGATGAGCATGGCGTGGCCGGCGCGATCATCGCCCCGCCCGACGCCACGCCCGGCGCACACGGCACGCTGATCTACCTCGACGCCGCGCCGTCGCTCGGCGACGCGGTCGCGCGGGTCGCGCGGGCCGGCGGCCAGGTGCTGCTGCCCGAGACATCGATCGGCGAGCAGGGCGTGATCGCGATCGTACTCGACAGCGAGGGCAATCGGGTCGGGCTGCACGTCGCCTAG
- a CDS encoding DNA-3-methyladenine glycosylase 2 family protein, producing the protein MRYTTSGTLAATAPFDFDKSLAFIGGFGPMAGEQAIGERTLAKAVCIAGQPIVFQVAPAGAAEQPALAYTLLAEQPIEPGTQRLAEDRIACFLSLNDDLRPFYALAERDPIFAPIARRLHGYHQVRFLTPFESAAWAVLTQRNALPIARTLKQRLVERYGAPIEAAGMRHWAFPEAATLAQANPAELYALLPNLRRAEYLQAAAMAFAGADEGWLHGAPYAEVAAWLRAISGIGAWSASFILLRGLGRMEQLPAGEAKLAAAVSRHYGAGRALGDSAIRTIAEHYGAYQGYWAHYMRVAG; encoded by the coding sequence TTGCGCTACACTACCAGCGGCACACTCGCCGCAACCGCACCCTTCGACTTCGATAAGTCGCTGGCGTTTATCGGCGGCTTCGGGCCAATGGCCGGCGAGCAGGCGATCGGCGAGCGCACGCTGGCCAAGGCTGTGTGCATCGCCGGCCAGCCAATCGTGTTTCAAGTGGCGCCCGCCGGCGCCGCCGAGCAGCCGGCGCTGGCCTACACGCTGCTGGCCGAGCAGCCGATCGAGCCGGGCACACAGCGCCTGGCCGAAGATCGGATCGCATGCTTCCTGAGCCTGAACGACGATCTGCGGCCGTTCTACGCGCTGGCCGAGCGCGACCCGATCTTCGCACCGATCGCCCGCCGGCTGCACGGCTACCATCAGGTCAGGTTCCTCACACCATTCGAGAGCGCCGCCTGGGCGGTGCTGACCCAGCGCAACGCCCTGCCGATCGCACGCACGCTCAAGCAGCGCCTGGTCGAGCGCTACGGCGCGCCGATCGAGGCCGCTGGGATGCGCCACTGGGCCTTCCCCGAAGCCGCCACACTGGCGCAGGCCAACCCCGCCGAGCTGTATGCGCTACTGCCGAATCTGCGCCGGGCCGAGTATTTGCAGGCTGCCGCGATGGCCTTTGCCGGCGCCGACGAGGGCTGGCTGCACGGCGCGCCCTACGCCGAGGTGGCAGCCTGGCTGCGCGCTATTAGCGGGATCGGCGCGTGGTCGGCCAGCTTCATTCTGCTGCGCGGGTTGGGGCGCATGGAGCAGCTGCCGGCGGGCGAGGCCAAACTGGCCGCGGCGGTGTCGCGGCACTATGGCGCGGGGCGCGCGCTCGGCGACAGCGCCATCCGCACGATCGCCGAGCACTACGGTGCCTATCAGGGCTACTGGGCACACTACATGCGCGTGGCCGGGTAA
- the malQ gene encoding 4-alpha-glucanotransferase, with amino-acid sequence MRKSGILLHPTSLPGRWGIGDLGAAAYTFVDFLAAAGQQLWQVMPLGPTGYGDSPYQGFSAFAGNPLLISLDQLLELGLLAPEDLADAPHFSDELADYGAVIPFKIGALQRSFERFKHAAPAELREAFAAFRTEQRSWLADYTLFAALKAAHDGAAWSSWEPSIARREPQAVGVYASRMSAATEFHAYMQWLFFSQWRSLKAYANQRGIQIIGDIPIFVAFDSADVWANREIFMLDQAGNPTVVAGVPPDYFSATGQLWGNPLYRWDVLASQGYHWWIERFRATLTLVDIARIDHFRGFAAYWEVPAGEETAINGQWVRGPGTALFEAVNAALGSLPIIAEDLGVITPDVEALRDDLGLPGMKVLQFAFSGAPNDPYLPHTYAPRCVVYTGTHDNDTTLGWWQALGQGDRQHVQLYLGRDGSDISWDFIRLALASVAETVLLPMQDVFGLGSESRMNTPGRAGGNWGWRYTPGMLTFELVDRLATLTRIYGRAPARPAEAPAAGTDEPAGTDEPV; translated from the coding sequence ATTCTGTTGCACCCGACCTCGCTGCCGGGGCGCTGGGGCATTGGCGACCTGGGTGCCGCCGCCTACACATTCGTCGATTTCCTGGCCGCTGCGGGCCAGCAGCTCTGGCAGGTGATGCCGCTTGGCCCAACCGGCTATGGCGACTCGCCCTACCAGGGCTTTTCGGCCTTCGCCGGCAACCCGCTGCTGATTAGCCTCGACCAGCTGCTCGAGCTGGGCCTGCTCGCACCCGAGGATCTGGCCGACGCGCCGCACTTCTCCGACGAGCTGGCCGACTATGGCGCGGTGATTCCCTTCAAGATCGGGGCACTACAGCGCTCATTCGAGCGCTTCAAGCACGCTGCGCCGGCCGAACTACGCGAGGCGTTCGCAGCATTCCGCACCGAGCAGCGTAGCTGGCTGGCCGATTACACCCTGTTCGCGGCGCTGAAAGCGGCCCATGACGGTGCGGCCTGGAGCAGCTGGGAGCCATCGATCGCCCGGCGCGAGCCGCAGGCAGTGGGGGTATACGCCAGCCGCATGAGCGCGGCGACCGAGTTCCACGCCTATATGCAGTGGCTGTTTTTCAGCCAGTGGCGCAGCCTCAAGGCCTACGCCAACCAGCGCGGCATCCAGATCATCGGCGACATCCCGATCTTCGTGGCGTTCGATAGCGCCGACGTATGGGCCAACCGCGAGATCTTCATGCTCGACCAGGCCGGCAACCCGACGGTGGTGGCCGGCGTGCCGCCGGACTACTTCAGCGCCACCGGGCAGCTATGGGGCAACCCGCTCTACCGCTGGGATGTGCTGGCCAGCCAGGGCTACCACTGGTGGATCGAACGCTTCCGCGCTACGCTCACGCTGGTCGATATCGCGCGGATCGATCACTTCCGCGGCTTCGCGGCCTACTGGGAGGTGCCGGCCGGCGAGGAGACCGCAATCAATGGCCAGTGGGTGCGCGGGCCAGGCACGGCGCTGTTCGAGGCGGTGAACGCCGCGCTGGGCAGCCTGCCGATCATTGCCGAAGACCTGGGCGTGATTACGCCTGATGTCGAGGCGCTGCGCGATGATCTGGGCCTGCCGGGCATGAAAGTGCTGCAGTTTGCCTTCAGCGGCGCGCCCAACGACCCGTATCTGCCGCATACCTACGCTCCGCGCTGTGTCGTGTACACCGGCACGCACGACAACGACACCACGCTGGGCTGGTGGCAGGCGCTTGGCCAGGGCGATCGGCAGCATGTGCAGCTGTACCTTGGGCGCGACGGCAGCGATATCAGCTGGGATTTCATTCGGCTGGCGCTGGCCTCGGTGGCCGAGACGGTGCTACTGCCGATGCAGGATGTGTTCGGGCTGGGCAGCGAGAGCCGTATGAACACGCCGGGACGCGCCGGCGGCAACTGGGGCTGGCGCTACACGCCCGGCATGCTCACATTCGAGCTGGTCGATCGCCTGGCTACGCTGACACGGATCTACGGGCGCGCGCCCGCCCGCCCGGCCGAGGCGCCGGCCGCCGGCACAGACGAGCCGGCCGGCACAGACGAGCCGGTGTAG